The Syngnathus typhle isolate RoL2023-S1 ecotype Sweden linkage group LG6, RoL_Styp_1.0, whole genome shotgun sequence genome has a window encoding:
- the ppm1lb gene encoding protein phosphatase, Mg2+/Mn2+ dependent, 1Lb, producing the protein MIEDTMTLLSLLGRIMRYFLLRPETLFLLCISLALWSYFFHTDEVKTIVKSSRDAVKMVKGKVAEMMQNERFGGLDVLDAEFAKTWELKSHNVAVYSIQGRRDHMEDRYDVLADVVNKSHPSIFGIFDGHGGEAAADYAKAHLPEALRQQLLTYERERERDKEKDKEKEEKKDTLSYPSILEQQILTLDREILTKLSATYNEAGTTCLVALLSDKELTVANVGDSRGVLCDKDGKAIPLSHDHKPYQLKERKRIQKAGGFISFNGSWRVQGILAMSRSLGDYTLKNLNVVIPDPDILSFDLNKLQPEFMILASDGLWDTFSNEEAVRFVRERLDEPHFGAKSIVLQSYYRGCPDNITVMVVKFKGKAGEQ; encoded by the exons ATGATAGAGGATACAATGACCCTGCTGTCCCTGTTAGGTCGTATCATGCGTTATTTTCTGCTCCGGCCGGAGACCCTGTTCCTACTATGCATCAGCTTGGCCTTATGGAGTTACTTCTTCCACACGGACGAAGTGAAAACCATCGTCAAGTCGAGCCGCGACGCCGTCAAGATGGTCAAGGGGAAGGTGGCCGAGATGATGCAGAACGAGCGCTTTGGCGGCTTGGACGTCCTGGACGCCGAGTTCGCCAAGACGTGGGAGTTGAAGAGCCACAACGTCGCCGTGTACTCCATCCAAGGGCGCCGGGACCACATGGAGGACCGCTACGATGTGCTCGCCGACGTTGTCAACAAGAGCCACCCGTCCATCTTTGGGATTTTTGACGGCCACGGCGGAGAG GCGGCTGCTGACTACGCAAAGGCTCACCTGCCGGAGGCGCTACGCCAGCAGCTGCTGACCTACGAACGTGAGCGAGAGCGGGATAAGGAAAAGGATAaagagaaggaggagaaaaagGACACCCTGTCCTACCCGTCTATCCTGGAGCAGCAGATCTTGACGTTGGACCGGGAAATACTGACAAAGCTCTCCGCCACATACAATGAAGCAG GCACCACATGTCTGGTGGCCCTGCTGTCCGATAAGGAGCTGACGGTAGCTAACGTCGGCGACTCCCGCGGAGTCCTGTGCGATAAAGACGGCAAGGCCATCCCGCTATCGCATGACCACAAGCCCTACCAGCTGAAAGAGCGCAAGAGGATCCAGAAAGCTG GCGGATTCATCAGTTTCAATGGCTCGTGGCGCGTCCAGGGAATCCTGGCCATGTCTCGCTCCCTGGGCGACTACACCCTGAAGAACCTCAACGTGGTCATCCCCGACCCTGACATCCTTTCCTTCGACCTGAACAAGCTCCAGCCAGAGTTCATGATCCTGGCGTCGGACGGCCTGTGGGACACCTTCAGCAACGAAGAGGCCGTGCGCTTCGTCCGCGAGCGTCTGGACGAGCCGCACTTTGGCGCCAAGAGCATCGTCCTCCAGTCGTACTACCGCGGCTGCCCCGATAATATCACCGTCATGGTGGTCAAGTTCAAAGGCAAGGCCGGCGAGCAGTAG
- the nmd3 gene encoding 60S ribosomal export protein NMD3 isoform X1 yields the protein MEYMRSAATSTQGNILCCTCGVPIPPNPANMCVACLRTQVDISEGIPKQVTIHFCKQCERYLQPPATWMQCALESRELLTLCLKKIKGSMSKVRLIDAGFLWTEPHSKRIKMKVTIQKEVMNGAILQQVFVVEFVIQAQMCDDCHRVEAKDFWKAVVQVRQKTLHKKTFYYLEQLILKHKLHQNALNIKEIHEGIDFYYGSKQHAQKMVDFLQCTVPCRLKVSQRLISHDIHSNTYNYKSTYSMEIVPVCKDNVVCLSPRLAQSLGNMGQVCVCVRVTSTIHLIDPNTLQIAEVDGSTYWRHPFSSLCNPRQLEEFIVMDIDIIRDQKLAAGAGMRSNKHTLAELWVQKTSEMDTGQQYHCRTFLGHLLNIGDLVMGYDFANSNVNDDFLNKMNPHHVPDVVLIKKSFDRSRRVKRRNWKLQEMAKETENVDTDDERQFQDFLEDLEEDEALRKNVNIYRDASKIPVESDTDDDGAPRISLAEMLEELSLSDATGGDGDDMIE from the exons ATGGAGTACATGCGGTCTGCCGCTACGAGCACCCAGGGAAATAT CCTGTGCTGCACTTGTGGCGTCCCAATTCCCCCAAACCCGGCCAATATGTGCGTGGCCTGTCTACGCACTCAGGTAGACATCTCAGAAGGAATCCCCAAGCAAGTGACAATCCATTTCTGCAAGCAATGTGAACG TTACTTGCAGCCTCCAGCCACATGGATGCAGTGTGCTCTGGAGTCCAGGGAGCTGCTCACACTTTGtctgaaaaaaattaaaggctCTATGAGCAAA GTGCGACTGATTGACGCTGGATTCCTGTGGACAGAACCTCACTCAAAAAGGATTAAAATGAAAGTTACCATACAGAAGGAG GTGATGAACGGCGCCATCCTACAGCAGGTCTTTGTGGTGGAGTTTGTCATCCAGGCTCAAATGTGCGACGACTGCCACCGCGTGGAGGCCAAGGACTTCTGGAAGGCTGTGGTACAAGTTAGACAGAAG ACTCTTCACAAAAAGACATTCTACTATCTGGAGCAGCTCATCCTCAAGCATAAGCTCCACCAGAATGCCCTAAACATCAAAGAAATTCATG AGGGCATCGATTTCTACTATGGCTCCAAGCAGCACGCTCAGAAGATGGTCGACTTCCTCCAGTGCACCGTGCCCTGCAG GTTGAAGGTGTCCCAGCGTCTCATCTCTCACGACATCCACTCCAACACGTACAACTACAAGAGCACTTACTCCATGGAGATAGTACCCGTTTGCAAG GACAACGTGGTGTGCCTGTCGCCGCGCCTGGCGCAGAGCCTGGGGAACATGGGtcaagtgtgcgtgtgcgtccgGGTCACCAGCACCATCCACCTCATCGACCCAAACACCCTGCAGA TTGCCGAGGTTGACGGCAGCACATACTGGCGCCACCCCTTCAGCAGCCTCTGTAACCCACGGCAACTGGAGGAGTTTATCGTGATGGATATTGACATCATCAGAGACCAGAAGCTGGCTGCCGGAGCTGGCATGAGGTCTAATAAG CACACTCTGGCTGAGCTGTGGGTACAGAAGACTTCAGAGATGGACACGGGTCAGCAGTACCACTGCCGCACATTCCTGGGCCACTTGCTCAACATTGGAGACCTGGTCATGGG GTACGACTTTGCCAATTCTAACGTCAACGACGACTTCTTGAATAAGATGAACCCTCATCATGTACCTGATGTG GTGCTTATCAAGAAGAGCTTTGACCGCAGTCGCAGAGTGAAGCGCAGGAACTGGAAACTTCAGGAGATGGCCAAAGAAACTGAGAACGTGGATACAGATGATGAGAG ACAATTCCAGGACTTCCTTGAGGACCTGGAGGAGGATGAGGCTCTGAGGAAAAATGTTAACATCTATAGAG ATGCCTCAAAGATCCCGGTGGAGAGCGACACCGATGACGACGGCGCGCCACGCATCTCTTTGGCGGAAATGCTGGAGGAGCTCAGCCTCTCGGACGCCACGGGAGGCGATGGGGACGACATGATAGAGTAG
- the nmd3 gene encoding 60S ribosomal export protein NMD3 isoform X2, which produces MEYMRSAATSTQGNILCCTCGVPIPPNPANMCVACLRTQVDISEGIPKQVTIHFCKQCERYLQPPATWMQCALESRELLTLCLKKIKGSMSKVRLIDAGFLWTEPHSKRIKMKVTIQKEVMNGAILQQVFVVEFVIQAQMCDDCHRVEAKDFWKAVVQVRQKTLHKKTFYYLEQLILKHKLHQNALNIKEIHEGIDFYYGSKQHAQKMVDFLQCTVPCRLKVSQRLISHDIHSNTYNYKSTYSMEIVPVCKDNVVCLSPRLAQSLGNMGQVCVCVRVTSTIHLIDPNTLQSWHDYADAINRLSLPVAEVDGSTYWRHPFSSLCNPRQLEEFIVMDIDIIRDQKLAAGAGMRSNKHTLAELWVQKTSEMDTGQQYHCRTFLGHLLNIGDLVMGYDFANSNVNDDFLNKMNPHHVPDVVLIKKSFDRSRRVKRRNWKLQEMAKETENVDTDDERQFQDFLEDLEEDEALRKNVNIYRDASKIPVESDTDDDGAPRISLAEMLEELSLSDATGGDGDDMIE; this is translated from the exons ATGGAGTACATGCGGTCTGCCGCTACGAGCACCCAGGGAAATAT CCTGTGCTGCACTTGTGGCGTCCCAATTCCCCCAAACCCGGCCAATATGTGCGTGGCCTGTCTACGCACTCAGGTAGACATCTCAGAAGGAATCCCCAAGCAAGTGACAATCCATTTCTGCAAGCAATGTGAACG TTACTTGCAGCCTCCAGCCACATGGATGCAGTGTGCTCTGGAGTCCAGGGAGCTGCTCACACTTTGtctgaaaaaaattaaaggctCTATGAGCAAA GTGCGACTGATTGACGCTGGATTCCTGTGGACAGAACCTCACTCAAAAAGGATTAAAATGAAAGTTACCATACAGAAGGAG GTGATGAACGGCGCCATCCTACAGCAGGTCTTTGTGGTGGAGTTTGTCATCCAGGCTCAAATGTGCGACGACTGCCACCGCGTGGAGGCCAAGGACTTCTGGAAGGCTGTGGTACAAGTTAGACAGAAG ACTCTTCACAAAAAGACATTCTACTATCTGGAGCAGCTCATCCTCAAGCATAAGCTCCACCAGAATGCCCTAAACATCAAAGAAATTCATG AGGGCATCGATTTCTACTATGGCTCCAAGCAGCACGCTCAGAAGATGGTCGACTTCCTCCAGTGCACCGTGCCCTGCAG GTTGAAGGTGTCCCAGCGTCTCATCTCTCACGACATCCACTCCAACACGTACAACTACAAGAGCACTTACTCCATGGAGATAGTACCCGTTTGCAAG GACAACGTGGTGTGCCTGTCGCCGCGCCTGGCGCAGAGCCTGGGGAACATGGGtcaagtgtgcgtgtgcgtccgGGTCACCAGCACCATCCACCTCATCGACCCAAACACCCTGCAGA GTTGGCACGATTATGCTGATGCAATCAACCGTCTCTCGCTCCCAGTTGCCGAGGTTGACGGCAGCACATACTGGCGCCACCCCTTCAGCAGCCTCTGTAACCCACGGCAACTGGAGGAGTTTATCGTGATGGATATTGACATCATCAGAGACCAGAAGCTGGCTGCCGGAGCTGGCATGAGGTCTAATAAG CACACTCTGGCTGAGCTGTGGGTACAGAAGACTTCAGAGATGGACACGGGTCAGCAGTACCACTGCCGCACATTCCTGGGCCACTTGCTCAACATTGGAGACCTGGTCATGGG GTACGACTTTGCCAATTCTAACGTCAACGACGACTTCTTGAATAAGATGAACCCTCATCATGTACCTGATGTG GTGCTTATCAAGAAGAGCTTTGACCGCAGTCGCAGAGTGAAGCGCAGGAACTGGAAACTTCAGGAGATGGCCAAAGAAACTGAGAACGTGGATACAGATGATGAGAG ACAATTCCAGGACTTCCTTGAGGACCTGGAGGAGGATGAGGCTCTGAGGAAAAATGTTAACATCTATAGAG ATGCCTCAAAGATCCCGGTGGAGAGCGACACCGATGACGACGGCGCGCCACGCATCTCTTTGGCGGAAATGCTGGAGGAGCTCAGCCTCTCGGACGCCACGGGAGGCGATGGGGACGACATGATAGAGTAG